A single region of the Agromyces sp. Leaf222 genome encodes:
- a CDS encoding VanZ family protein, translating to MIGQAFRRRRIVLALVYAAALAIVLLWPVHIDGEGGFVRFGPLLDAIALLGIPQWASYPFVEFAFNMALFVPLGLLLATGSPRSGLRRIATALGVGLVVSCLAEFAQHLFLPDRTTDVRDVVANALGAGLGACIVVAVDYGIRRRRAAIASAARTSARCENA from the coding sequence ATGATCGGGCAGGCATTCCGTCGGCGACGCATCGTGCTCGCCCTGGTCTACGCGGCCGCGCTCGCGATCGTGCTGCTCTGGCCGGTGCACATCGACGGCGAGGGCGGATTCGTGCGGTTCGGGCCTCTGCTCGACGCCATCGCGCTCCTCGGCATCCCCCAGTGGGCGAGCTATCCGTTCGTCGAGTTCGCCTTCAACATGGCCCTGTTCGTGCCGCTCGGGCTCCTGCTCGCGACCGGTTCGCCCCGGTCGGGCCTGCGTCGCATCGCGACGGCGCTCGGGGTCGGCCTCGTGGTGAGCTGCCTCGCCGAGTTCGCGCAGCACCTCTTCCTCCCCGACCGCACGACCGATGTGCGCGACGTGGTCGCGAACGCGCTCGGCGCCGGCCTCGGGGCGTGCATCGTCGTCGCGGTCGACTACGGCATCCGCCGGCGACGTGCGGCGATCGCGTCGGCGGCTCGCACGAGCGCGAGGTGCGAGAACGCCTGA
- a CDS encoding Ig-like domain-containing protein translates to MSELESPTRPSSRIRRRFAVIATLAAAMLATTAFIVAPASAAEPPPAGAYTVTFTDVAARDAAIGSTGVAPARLYDSIFAGFSATLTADQAAALDGDSSVLGLMAEAPVKALAQVVPPAVGAVEADEPPVKAGSGAAWKGPGVAVIDSGVSTHTDLNLATAVNCLPTGTAADGDGHGTGVAGVLGAIDNTTGILGTAPGVPIHSVRVLGDDLLGTVQSLLCGLEWVADNAAAKDIAVVNMSIAYTGTDDGNCGRTNGDAVHQAVCALTEDGISIVAGAGNSGRDLALYSPGNFDEVLVVTNMADFDGKPGGLGTAPCSVTTKDDAYAVSTNYAVSAADQAHTVAAPGVCPYTTKKGNRYGYVATGTSMATGAASGVVVACYAFGPCDGRSTDEVISIVRAQAAAAAARGHVFTGDPTKPVAGKYFGYLLSAVPTGSTPTPTPTPTPTPTPTPTPTPTPTPTPTPTPTPTPTPTPTPTPTPTPTPAPDRTAPVASITSPASGSTVSGTSVAVTISASDNVGVTAVALWAGTTKLGNATKQADGTWRALMNSRLYPNGAYGVTAKATDAAGNVGTSAPITIAVRN, encoded by the coding sequence ATGTCCGAACTCGAGTCCCCGACGCGACCGTCGAGCCGCATCCGTCGCCGTTTCGCCGTGATCGCGACCCTCGCCGCGGCCATGCTCGCGACGACGGCCTTCATCGTCGCGCCGGCCTCTGCGGCCGAGCCCCCGCCGGCCGGCGCGTACACCGTGACGTTCACGGATGTCGCGGCCCGCGACGCGGCGATCGGCTCGACGGGCGTCGCGCCCGCCCGCCTGTACGACAGCATCTTCGCCGGCTTCTCGGCCACGCTCACGGCCGATCAGGCCGCAGCGCTCGACGGCGACTCCTCGGTGCTCGGGCTCATGGCCGAGGCTCCCGTGAAGGCGCTCGCGCAGGTCGTGCCGCCGGCGGTCGGAGCCGTCGAGGCCGACGAGCCGCCCGTCAAGGCGGGCAGCGGCGCCGCGTGGAAGGGTCCCGGCGTCGCGGTGATCGACTCCGGCGTGAGCACCCACACCGACCTCAACCTCGCGACCGCGGTCAACTGCCTGCCCACGGGCACGGCGGCCGACGGCGACGGCCACGGCACCGGCGTCGCGGGGGTGCTCGGTGCGATCGACAACACGACCGGCATCCTCGGCACCGCGCCCGGCGTGCCGATCCACTCCGTGCGCGTGCTCGGCGACGACCTGCTCGGCACCGTGCAGTCGCTGCTCTGCGGGCTGGAGTGGGTGGCCGACAACGCCGCGGCGAAGGACATCGCCGTGGTGAACATGAGCATCGCCTACACGGGAACGGATGACGGCAACTGCGGCCGCACGAACGGCGACGCCGTGCACCAGGCCGTCTGCGCCCTGACCGAGGACGGCATCTCGATCGTCGCCGGCGCCGGCAACTCGGGCCGCGACCTCGCGCTCTACTCCCCGGGCAACTTTGACGAGGTGCTGGTCGTGACGAACATGGCCGACTTCGACGGCAAGCCCGGCGGCCTCGGCACGGCCCCATGCAGCGTGACCACCAAGGACGACGCCTACGCGGTCTCGACGAACTACGCGGTGAGCGCCGCCGACCAGGCGCACACGGTCGCCGCCCCCGGCGTCTGCCCGTACACGACGAAGAAGGGCAACCGGTACGGCTACGTCGCGACCGGCACGAGCATGGCGACGGGCGCCGCGAGCGGCGTGGTCGTCGCGTGCTACGCGTTCGGCCCGTGCGACGGCCGCTCGACCGACGAGGTCATCAGCATCGTCCGCGCACAGGCTGCGGCCGCCGCCGCACGCGGGCACGTCTTCACGGGCGACCCGACGAAGCCGGTGGCCGGCAAGTACTTCGGCTACCTCCTCTCGGCGGTGCCGACGGGTTCGACGCCCACGCCCACCCCGACCCCGACGCCGACGCCGACTCCCACGCCGACGCCGACCCCGACTCCCACGCCGACGCCGACTCCCACGCCGACCCCGACCCCGACTCCCACGCCGACCCCGACGCCCACGCCCACGCCGACGCCGGCTCCGGATCGCACGGCGCCCGTCGCGTCGATCACGTCGCCCGCCTCCGGCAGCACCGTGTCCGGCACCTCCGTCGCCGTCACCATTTCGGCGAGCGACAATGTCGGCGTGACCGCCGTCGCCCTCTGGGCGGGCACCACTAAGCTCGGCAACGCGACGAAGCAGGCAGACGGAACCTGGCGTGCGCTCATGAACTCGCGCCTGTATCCGAACGGGGCCTACGGCGTGACCGCGAAGGCCACGGATGCCGCCGGCAACGTCGGAACGAGCGCGCCGATCACGATCGCGGTGCGCAACTGA
- a CDS encoding UDP-glucose/GDP-mannose dehydrogenase family protein, protein MKLSVIGCGYLGAVHASAMAELGHEVIGIDVDPSKVEALQAGRPPFYEPGLPEVLTSAGATGRLRFSTDIAEVADATVHFIAVGTPQSADGYAADLKYVDAAIEALLPYLKEGDLIVGKSTVPVGTARRLADRIAESGTGARLAWNPEFLREGYAVKDTIEPDRLVYGVGDERDVEVLDGVYATAIGAGTPRIVTDYATAELVKVAANAFLATKISFINAMAEIAEVTGADITSLADAIGHDARIGRRFLNAGVGFGGGCLPKDIRAFTARAEELGRGESVAFLKEVDAINLRRRVRVVDLAVDALGGAPYGKKVAVLGVTFKPHSDDVRDSPALDVAVQLKGLGADVVVTDPEGIDNARLRHPQLLYTSATEEALRHADLVVLVTEWPEYVGLDPAHVKSISRASVIIDGRNALDTEAWKAAGWSYVGMGRS, encoded by the coding sequence ATGAAGCTCTCCGTCATCGGATGCGGCTACCTCGGAGCGGTCCACGCCTCCGCCATGGCCGAGCTCGGCCACGAGGTGATCGGCATCGACGTGGATCCCTCGAAGGTCGAGGCGCTGCAGGCCGGCCGGCCGCCGTTCTACGAGCCCGGGCTGCCCGAGGTGCTCACCTCGGCGGGTGCGACGGGTCGTCTGCGGTTCTCGACCGACATCGCCGAGGTCGCGGATGCGACCGTGCACTTCATCGCGGTCGGCACGCCGCAGTCGGCCGACGGCTACGCGGCCGACCTGAAGTACGTCGATGCCGCGATCGAGGCCCTGCTGCCGTACCTGAAGGAGGGCGACCTGATCGTCGGCAAGAGCACCGTGCCCGTCGGCACCGCGCGTCGACTCGCCGATCGCATCGCCGAGTCGGGTACGGGTGCTCGGCTGGCGTGGAACCCCGAGTTCCTGCGCGAGGGCTACGCCGTGAAGGACACGATCGAGCCCGATCGGCTCGTCTACGGCGTCGGCGACGAGCGCGACGTCGAGGTGCTCGACGGCGTCTACGCGACGGCCATCGGTGCCGGCACGCCCCGCATCGTGACCGACTACGCCACGGCGGAGCTCGTGAAGGTCGCCGCGAACGCGTTCCTGGCCACGAAGATCTCGTTCATCAACGCGATGGCCGAGATCGCCGAGGTCACGGGCGCCGACATCACGAGCCTCGCGGATGCGATCGGGCACGACGCGCGCATCGGCCGGCGCTTCCTCAACGCCGGCGTCGGCTTCGGCGGCGGATGCCTGCCCAAGGACATCCGCGCGTTCACGGCGCGCGCCGAGGAGCTCGGTCGCGGCGAGTCGGTCGCCTTCCTCAAGGAGGTCGACGCGATCAACCTGCGACGCCGCGTGCGGGTGGTCGACCTCGCGGTCGACGCACTCGGCGGAGCGCCGTACGGCAAGAAGGTCGCGGTGCTCGGGGTCACGTTCAAGCCCCACTCCGACGACGTTCGGGACTCCCCCGCGCTCGACGTGGCCGTGCAGCTGAAGGGTCTCGGGGCCGACGTGGTCGTCACCGACCCCGAGGGCATCGACAACGCCCGCCTGCGGCATCCGCAGCTCCTCTACACCTCGGCCACCGAGGAGGCCCTGCGTCACGCCGACCTCGTGGTGCTCGTGACCGAGTGGCCCGAGTACGTGGGGCTCGACCCGGCTCACGTGAAGTCGATCTCGCGGGCGTCGGTCATCATCGACGGCCGCAACGCGCTCGACACCGAGGCATGGAAGGCCGCCGGCTGGAGCTACGTGGGCATGGGCCGCAGCTGA
- a CDS encoding DapH/DapD/GlmU-related protein — translation MPKLSGAARSMLDLRTYLHAFRLAHFSSYSHVRQVRLLQLGEGVSMAPNVSFRNAERISIGAGSHIGEHSVIWAGNSTGRIVIGEKALFAPNVTLTASNYGIVQGDVAIMDQPKIEQDIVIGDGAWLGANVVVLAGVTIGEGAVIAAGAVVTKDVPAQAIAGGVPAKVIGERPTARPTAVAPQETEFPKAVPA, via the coding sequence ATGCCGAAGCTCTCAGGCGCCGCCCGGTCGATGCTCGACCTGCGCACCTACCTGCACGCGTTCCGGCTCGCGCACTTCTCCAGCTACTCGCACGTGCGCCAGGTGCGCCTGCTGCAGCTCGGCGAGGGGGTGTCGATGGCCCCGAACGTGTCGTTCCGCAACGCCGAGCGCATCAGCATCGGCGCGGGCAGCCACATCGGCGAGCATTCGGTGATCTGGGCCGGCAACAGCACAGGCCGCATCGTCATCGGCGAGAAGGCGCTCTTCGCGCCGAACGTGACGCTCACGGCGTCGAACTACGGCATCGTGCAGGGCGACGTCGCGATCATGGACCAGCCCAAGATCGAGCAGGACATCGTGATCGGCGACGGCGCATGGCTCGGGGCGAACGTGGTCGTGCTCGCCGGCGTCACGATCGGCGAGGGCGCGGTCATCGCCGCGGGCGCGGTCGTGACGAAGGACGTGCCGGCCCAGGCGATCGCCGGCGGCGTGCCCGCGAAGGTCATCGGCGAACGGCCGACGGCACGCCCGACCGCGGTCGCGCCGCAGGAGACCGAGTTCCCGAAGGCGGTGCCCGCATGA
- a CDS encoding glycoside hydrolase family 15 protein, with the protein MPAPIEEYAVIGDCRTTALLDAGGSIDWYCPPRFDAASVFGALLGDADQGRWLLRPEDPDATAVRRYEEDTFTLVTTWTSEAGEVEVTDLMPIGGGRHDARSDVIRRVRGIRGAVTMRQELRVRFGYAATLPWMRQRTTATGPTLLAIAGPDALVLRGPRLTAKGHAHVGTFDVAEGETVDLRLTWFPSHLEPPEPVDVDEVIASTNGWWREWAGRSTSFGAYDDAVRRSLLVLRLLTHEDTGGIVAAATTSLPEEFGGSRNWDYRYVWLRDASLTLQALMVHGLDHEAEAWRGWLERAVAGDPADVQIMYGVAGERRLPEWEVGTLPGFDGAGPVRVGNAASDQFQADVFGEVLMALDAVRHAEAVDDDGLSWPLQRALLEEAERNLDRPDSGLWEMRGPERHFTHSRVMLWAAFDRAVCAVEHDGRYGPVEHWRALRDGLAERIERTGYDTELGSYVQSEGTREPDAALLQLAQVGYLAPDDPRMLGTVAHLERTLMRNGLLRRYRTESDTDGVEGDENAFLACSFWLVEQYARSGRLDDAEHLMQRLLGYANDLGLLAEQVDPVSGRQAGNTPQAFSHLALVRAADAIAARRRRMP; encoded by the coding sequence ATGCCCGCCCCGATCGAAGAGTACGCGGTCATCGGCGACTGCCGCACCACGGCGCTGCTCGACGCCGGCGGATCGATCGACTGGTACTGCCCGCCGCGGTTCGACGCGGCATCCGTCTTCGGGGCCCTGCTCGGGGACGCCGACCAGGGCCGGTGGCTGCTGCGGCCGGAGGACCCGGATGCCACGGCGGTGCGCCGCTACGAGGAGGACACGTTCACCCTCGTCACCACGTGGACGAGCGAGGCCGGCGAGGTCGAGGTGACCGACCTGATGCCCATCGGCGGCGGGCGGCACGACGCCCGCAGCGACGTGATCCGGCGCGTGCGCGGCATCCGGGGCGCCGTGACCATGCGGCAGGAGCTGCGGGTGCGGTTCGGGTACGCGGCCACGCTGCCGTGGATGCGGCAGCGTACGACGGCCACCGGGCCGACGCTCCTCGCGATCGCCGGGCCCGACGCGCTCGTGCTGCGCGGGCCGCGACTCACGGCGAAGGGGCACGCCCACGTCGGCACCTTCGACGTGGCAGAGGGCGAGACTGTCGACCTGCGGCTGACCTGGTTCCCGTCGCACCTCGAACCGCCGGAGCCCGTCGACGTCGATGAGGTGATCGCGAGCACGAACGGCTGGTGGCGCGAGTGGGCGGGCCGCTCGACCTCGTTCGGCGCGTACGACGACGCCGTGCGCCGCTCGCTGCTCGTGCTGCGGCTGCTCACGCACGAGGACACCGGCGGCATCGTCGCCGCGGCGACGACGAGCCTGCCGGAGGAGTTCGGCGGGTCTCGCAACTGGGACTACCGCTACGTCTGGCTTCGCGACGCGTCGCTCACCCTGCAGGCCCTCATGGTGCACGGGCTCGACCACGAGGCGGAGGCGTGGAGGGGCTGGCTTGAACGGGCCGTTGCCGGCGACCCCGCCGACGTGCAGATCATGTACGGCGTCGCCGGCGAACGTCGTCTGCCCGAGTGGGAGGTTGGCACGCTGCCCGGATTCGACGGCGCCGGGCCGGTGCGCGTGGGCAACGCGGCATCCGACCAGTTCCAGGCCGACGTCTTCGGCGAGGTGCTCATGGCGCTCGACGCCGTTCGGCACGCCGAGGCGGTCGACGACGACGGCCTGTCATGGCCGCTGCAGCGCGCGCTGCTCGAGGAGGCCGAACGCAACCTCGACCGGCCCGACTCCGGGCTCTGGGAGATGCGCGGCCCCGAACGCCACTTCACGCACTCGCGCGTGATGCTGTGGGCGGCATTCGACCGGGCCGTCTGCGCCGTCGAGCACGACGGCAGGTACGGCCCCGTCGAGCACTGGCGTGCCCTGCGCGACGGGCTCGCCGAACGCATCGAGCGCACCGGCTACGACACCGAGCTCGGCAGCTACGTGCAGTCGGAGGGCACCCGCGAACCGGATGCCGCGCTGCTGCAACTGGCGCAGGTGGGCTACCTCGCGCCCGACGACCCGCGCATGCTCGGCACCGTCGCCCACCTCGAACGCACCCTCATGCGCAACGGACTGCTGCGCCGCTACCGCACCGAGTCGGACACCGACGGCGTCGAGGGCGACGAGAACGCGTTCCTCGCGTGCTCGTTCTGGCTCGTCGAGCAGTACGCCCGCAGCGGGCGCCTCGACGACGCCGAACACCTCATGCAGCGACTGCTCGGCTACGCGAACGACCTCGGGCTCCTCGCCGAGCAGGTCGACCCCGTCAGCGGTCGGCAGGCCGGCAACACGCCTCAGGCGTTCTCGCACCTCGCGCTCGTGCGAGCCGCCGACGCGATCGCCGCACGTCGCCGGCGGATGCCGTAG